From the Anolis sagrei isolate rAnoSag1 chromosome 12, rAnoSag1.mat, whole genome shotgun sequence genome, one window contains:
- the LOC137097748 gene encoding octapeptide-repeat protein T2-like gives MRQTLFELEKGERKEREKEGRKGRRGKKGGEEEGRCDYGKIVRQVISELEKGERKEREKKEGRRAKEEKGGEKEGRYDYGNIVRQALSELENGERKERKRREEGQKREIGGGGEGRCNYGKIVRQALSELEKGERKEREKEGRKGRRWKKEENKKEDVTMGRL, from the coding sequence ATGAGGCAGACCCTCTTCGaactggaaaagggagaaaggaaagaaagagaaaaagaagggaggaagggcagaagaggaaaaaaaggaggagaggaagaaggaagatgtGACTATGGGAAGATTGTGAGGCAGGtcatctcagagctggagaagggagaaaggaaagaaagagagaaaaaggagggaagaagggcaaaagaggaaaaaggaggagagaaagaaggaagatatgACTATGGGAATATTGTGAGGCAGGctctttcagagctggagaatggagaaaggaaagaaagaaaaagaagggaggaagggcagaagagggaaataggaggaggaggagaaggaagatgtAACTATGGGAAGATTGTGAGGCAGGctctttcagagctggagaagggagaaaggaaagaaagagaaaaagaagggaggaagggcagAAGATGGAAAAAGGAGGAGAATAAGAAGGAAGATGTGACTATGGGAAGATTGTGA